In the Lysinibacillus sp. PLM2 genome, one interval contains:
- a CDS encoding 5-methyltetrahydropteroyltriglutamate--homocysteine methyltransferase, translating to MTKTLVKAPFRADQVGSLLRSETIKKARNELKEGRITQEQFREIEVQEIKRIVDKQIEVGLQAVTEGEFGRDWWHSTFMEHLLGAEGYIPEQGYGFKNQETDPYDVRLVGKVAYNPNHPFFQQAKDLLEIVGERAVVKFTIPSPNQFFHPAIINGQYESFDDFAPDIIEAYKETIKEFYRIGIRYIQLDDVYLAVIATSNFTPEEKKYRAELAVNVVNSILEDKPEDLTVTTHVCRGNYRSDYHFAGGYDDIAPIIFANEKVDGFFLEYDTERAGTFEPLKHIPKGGPKVVLGLVTSKFGQLEDKETIKARIREASQYVPLEQLCISPQCGFASTHHGNILTEEEQWQKLKFVVDVAKEVWDDFN from the coding sequence ATGACAAAAACATTAGTAAAAGCGCCATTTCGTGCAGATCAGGTAGGAAGTTTACTACGTTCAGAAACTATAAAAAAAGCAAGAAATGAATTAAAAGAAGGAAGAATTACACAAGAACAATTCCGTGAAATAGAAGTTCAAGAAATAAAACGAATTGTTGATAAGCAAATAGAAGTGGGTCTGCAAGCTGTAACTGAAGGAGAATTTGGTCGTGACTGGTGGCATTCTACTTTTATGGAACATCTCTTAGGAGCGGAAGGATATATTCCAGAACAGGGATATGGTTTTAAAAATCAAGAAACAGATCCCTATGATGTTCGTCTTGTAGGAAAAGTTGCTTACAATCCGAACCATCCATTCTTCCAACAGGCGAAAGATTTATTGGAAATTGTTGGGGAAAGAGCCGTAGTGAAATTTACTATTCCAAGCCCTAATCAATTCTTCCATCCTGCCATCATCAATGGACAATACGAAAGTTTTGACGATTTTGCACCAGACATAATTGAAGCATATAAAGAAACGATTAAAGAGTTCTATCGTATTGGAATTCGATATATTCAGCTTGACGATGTGTACTTAGCAGTGATTGCAACTTCTAATTTTACACCAGAGGAAAAGAAGTACAGAGCAGAATTAGCAGTAAACGTTGTGAATAGCATTTTGGAAGATAAACCAGAAGATTTAACCGTTACGACTCATGTATGTAGAGGGAACTACCGTTCAGATTATCATTTCGCTGGAGGGTATGATGATATTGCGCCAATTATCTTTGCTAATGAGAAAGTTGATGGATTCTTTTTAGAATATGATACAGAACGCGCTGGTACTTTTGAGCCGCTTAAACATATTCCAAAAGGCGGTCCAAAAGTTGTCCTTGGATTAGTTACGTCAAAGTTTGGCCAATTAGAGGATAAAGAGACAATTAAAGCGCGAATAAGGGAAGCGTCTCAATACGTACCGTTAGAACAACTGTGCATTAGTCCTCAATGCGGGTTTGCGTCAACACATCACGGAAACATTCTAACAGAAGAAGAACAATGGCAAAAGTTAAAATTTGTCGTAGATGTTGCAAAAGAAGTTTGGGATGATTTTAACTAA
- a CDS encoding LysR family transcriptional regulator: protein MTLQQLKYVIEVARSRSISKAAQNLFISQPSLSNALKELEKEIGITIFSRTNKGIIITQEGTEFLGYARQVVEQAELLESRYSIKQSQQQHFSVSAQHYAFAVSAFVRLLKNYNREEYEFTLRETKTYEIIEDVKNLRSEIGILYINEFNQKVISKFLREGNLEFHELFEAKPHVFISSKNPLVNQDYVTLSDLIPYPYLSFEQGDYNSFYFSEEILSTLSRPKNIKVSDRATLFNLLIGLNGYTISTGVISKELNSDIVSIPLKVDERIIVGYITHKNIANSRLADIYIDYLKQTIKEELSQI, encoded by the coding sequence TTGACATTACAACAACTAAAATATGTGATTGAAGTTGCAAGAAGTCGATCTATAAGTAAAGCAGCACAGAATCTATTTATTAGTCAACCAAGTCTTTCTAATGCTTTAAAGGAATTGGAGAAGGAAATAGGGATTACGATTTTTTCTAGAACTAATAAAGGCATTATTATTACTCAAGAGGGGACAGAGTTTCTAGGGTATGCAAGGCAGGTTGTAGAGCAAGCTGAGTTACTTGAAAGTCGTTATTCAATTAAACAGTCCCAGCAGCAGCATTTCTCGGTATCGGCTCAACATTATGCATTTGCTGTCAGTGCTTTTGTTCGATTATTAAAAAATTATAACCGTGAAGAGTACGAATTTACGTTAAGAGAAACTAAGACGTATGAAATAATTGAGGATGTTAAAAACTTGCGAAGTGAAATTGGTATCCTTTATATTAACGAATTTAACCAAAAGGTGATTTCTAAATTTCTTAGAGAGGGAAATTTAGAGTTCCATGAGTTATTTGAAGCGAAACCACATGTTTTTATTAGTTCAAAAAATCCTCTTGTAAACCAAGATTATGTTACTTTATCTGATTTAATTCCGTATCCATATCTCTCATTTGAACAAGGAGATTATAATTCTTTTTATTTTTCAGAGGAAATATTAAGTACTCTTTCAAGACCGAAAAATATAAAAGTAAGTGACAGGGCAACCTTATTTAACCTATTAATCGGGTTGAATGGATATACCATATCTACAGGTGTTATTAGTAAGGAATTAAATAGTGATATAGTTTCTATTCCGTTAAAAGTGGATGAACGAATTATAGTGGGCTATATTACACACAAAAATATTGCAAATAGTCGTTTAGCAGATATATATATTGACTATTTAAAGCAAACAATCAAGGAAGAACTGTCACAGATATAG
- the istA_8 gene encoding IS21 family transposase, protein MISLEKKQKVLLAFHQESKSQRQIAKELGISRNTVKKYIQEDLEKRRKDIRELPITDNYVTPPSYKKRKGNKRALTPTVMKRIRKMLKDNEYKRQHQMHKQQLKMIDIHEKLLDEGFEISYTTVRNFVNSEEKRQKEVFIRQKATAGHEIEFDWGEVKLVIDQSLRSLSMAVFTLPYSNDRIAYLYESETMVCVQDAHVKCINYLGFVPEVFTYDNMRTVVKNFIGTEREITDGMKNLSMHYHFKIRLCEPRKGNQKGHVERSVEYIRRKAFAHRDTFASLEEAQAYLTEIIMKLNSRKHYKKRQTHHELMQEERTARQVSANIIPFDASELFEFRVDKYSTITYRQNRYSVPEGHVGEWVKVKASAEKILIFSENACIATHKRSWQIHQWIMDIYHYLRTFEKEKGALAQSECLSQAPTKIKNLYKDYYIGNERDFLELLIYLKEHNNLEKVLAAIEQLKKNPMVQISTDKIIFLASQGEHVHKTVHSKNEVTTQSLENLSAITALFETKKTGVLH, encoded by the coding sequence GTGATTTCATTGGAGAAGAAACAAAAAGTGCTACTTGCCTTTCATCAAGAAAGTAAGAGTCAACGTCAAATTGCGAAGGAGCTTGGAATTTCTCGTAATACTGTAAAAAAGTATATACAAGAGGATCTTGAAAAAAGAAGAAAAGATATTCGTGAATTACCTATTACAGATAATTATGTAACGCCTCCGTCGTATAAAAAACGCAAAGGAAATAAACGAGCTTTAACACCTACAGTGATGAAACGCATTCGGAAAATGTTAAAAGATAATGAATATAAACGGCAACATCAAATGCATAAGCAACAACTGAAAATGATTGATATTCATGAAAAATTATTAGATGAAGGTTTTGAAATTAGTTATACCACTGTTAGAAACTTTGTGAATAGTGAGGAGAAACGTCAAAAAGAAGTCTTTATTCGTCAAAAGGCAACTGCTGGTCATGAGATTGAATTTGACTGGGGAGAAGTAAAATTAGTTATAGACCAATCCCTACGGTCTCTTTCAATGGCAGTCTTTACCCTACCATATAGTAATGATAGAATTGCATATTTATATGAATCTGAAACAATGGTGTGTGTTCAAGATGCTCATGTGAAATGTATTAACTATTTAGGCTTTGTACCAGAGGTTTTTACGTACGATAATATGCGGACAGTCGTAAAGAACTTTATTGGGACTGAACGAGAGATTACTGATGGTATGAAAAATCTATCGATGCATTATCATTTTAAAATACGACTATGTGAACCAAGAAAAGGAAATCAGAAGGGGCATGTGGAGCGGAGTGTAGAATACATCCGTCGTAAGGCATTTGCCCATCGAGATACGTTTGCAAGCTTAGAAGAAGCTCAGGCTTATCTAACAGAAATCATCATGAAATTAAACTCTCGTAAGCATTATAAGAAAAGACAAACGCATCATGAATTAATGCAAGAAGAACGTACAGCTAGGCAAGTAAGCGCAAATATTATTCCATTTGATGCCTCTGAGTTGTTTGAATTTAGAGTGGACAAATATAGTACGATTACTTATAGACAAAATCGTTATTCTGTTCCTGAAGGACATGTTGGAGAATGGGTGAAAGTAAAAGCGAGTGCGGAAAAAATTCTTATTTTTAGTGAAAATGCCTGTATCGCGACACATAAACGAAGTTGGCAGATCCATCAATGGATTATGGATATTTATCATTACTTACGTACATTTGAAAAAGAAAAAGGTGCATTGGCTCAAAGTGAATGTTTGAGTCAAGCACCAACAAAAATAAAAAATTTATACAAAGATTATTATATTGGAAATGAGCGAGATTTTCTAGAGTTACTTATTTATTTAAAAGAACATAACAATCTAGAAAAAGTCTTAGCAGCGATTGAACAACTTAAGAAGAACCCTATGGTTCAAATATCAACAGATAAGATTATTTTCTTAGCTAGTCAAGGCGAACACGTTCATAAAACTGTACATTCCAAAAATGAGGTCACCACCCAATCTCTCGAAAATCTTTCAGCCATTACAGCATTATTTGAAACGAAAAAGACAGGGGTGCTTCATTAA
- a CDS encoding ATP-binding protein encodes MDKRQEMIEMCKELRLPSIRAFIQEDDMWKQHQTAEDFLYHALVQEMQDREVRAKANRIRSANFPEKKLLTELETERLPQNAASRLPQLKKLDFIQEKQNVLLIGSPGTGKTHIAIGLGIEACLSGYKVFFTTVSSLVNQLKESRSERTLRSFELKFEKYDLVIIDELGYISFDKEGAELLFTHLSLRAGRASTIVTSNLSFDRWEEIFHDPVLTAALTDRLTHRAYMVDMVGPSYRILDTKEWLENSQL; translated from the coding sequence ATGGATAAGAGACAAGAAATGATTGAAATGTGTAAAGAACTTCGATTACCAAGTATTCGGGCATTTATTCAAGAAGATGATATGTGGAAACAACATCAGACAGCAGAGGATTTTTTATATCATGCACTGGTACAAGAGATGCAAGATCGAGAAGTACGAGCAAAAGCGAATCGGATTCGTTCAGCAAATTTCCCTGAAAAGAAACTATTAACTGAATTAGAGACTGAGAGATTACCGCAAAATGCGGCCTCTCGCCTCCCACAATTAAAGAAATTAGATTTCATTCAAGAAAAACAAAATGTCCTATTAATTGGCTCACCTGGAACAGGTAAAACCCATATAGCAATAGGTTTAGGAATTGAAGCTTGTTTGTCAGGATATAAAGTATTTTTCACAACGGTATCATCTCTAGTAAACCAATTAAAAGAGAGCCGTTCTGAAAGAACGTTACGTTCATTTGAACTGAAGTTTGAAAAATATGATTTAGTAATCATTGATGAATTAGGTTATATCTCCTTTGATAAAGAAGGAGCCGAGTTATTATTTACTCATCTTTCCCTTCGGGCAGGACGAGCATCCACCATCGTTACGAGTAATTTATCATTTGATCGATGGGAAGAAATATTTCATGATCCAGTTTTAACAGCAGCTTTAACAGATCGACTAACACATAGAGCCTATATGGTTGACATGGTCGGCCCATCTTATCGAATATTAGATACAAAAGAATGGCTAGAAAATAGTCAGCTTTAA
- a CDS encoding NCS2 family permease has product MKKYFQFEELGTNYRREFLGGLTTFLSMAYILAVNPTMLSEAGMDYNAVFVATALAAAVGSLFMGLIAKYPIALAPGMGLNAFFAFSVVLGMGMSWETALTGVLFSGLIFIVLSLSGLRETIINAIPAQLKYAVGAGIGLFITYVGLQGAGIIGNDDSTLTVLGDLTHGPTLLAIFGVLVTSIFMAKKINGGIFYGMVVTAVVGMIFGLVKLPEKVVSGIPDISPTFGAAFQAFGDFGSILNLDFLIVVLTFLFVDFFDTAGTLMAVAGQAGLVKDNKLPRAGKALLADSLATVTGAIFGTSTTTSYVESTSGVAAGARTGFASVVTGVLFLLALFISPLLAVVTSAVTAPALIIVGALMVSSLRLIEWDKIEIAIPAFLVLIFMPLSYSIATGIAVGFLFYPITMIVSGRSKEVHPIMYGLFVIFLCYFIFL; this is encoded by the coding sequence ATGAAAAAGTATTTCCAATTTGAAGAACTTGGAACAAATTATCGCCGTGAATTTTTAGGTGGATTAACAACTTTCCTATCTATGGCGTACATACTAGCTGTAAACCCAACGATGTTATCGGAAGCTGGTATGGATTACAATGCAGTATTCGTAGCAACTGCATTAGCAGCTGCAGTTGGTAGTTTATTTATGGGTCTAATTGCAAAATACCCAATTGCATTAGCTCCAGGTATGGGACTTAATGCATTCTTTGCCTTTTCAGTAGTTCTTGGTATGGGGATGTCTTGGGAAACTGCGTTAACAGGGGTACTATTCTCTGGATTAATCTTCATTGTATTATCACTTTCAGGTTTACGCGAAACAATTATTAATGCAATTCCAGCACAGTTAAAATATGCGGTAGGTGCTGGTATTGGTTTATTCATTACGTATGTTGGTTTACAGGGTGCAGGAATTATAGGTAATGACGATTCGACATTAACAGTACTAGGTGATCTTACTCACGGACCAACATTATTGGCGATTTTTGGAGTATTAGTAACATCGATCTTTATGGCTAAGAAAATCAATGGTGGCATTTTCTATGGTATGGTTGTCACTGCAGTAGTTGGAATGATTTTTGGCTTGGTAAAATTACCGGAAAAGGTTGTTTCAGGTATTCCTGATATTTCGCCTACATTCGGAGCAGCATTCCAAGCATTTGGTGACTTTGGTTCGATTTTAAACTTAGATTTCTTGATAGTAGTGTTAACATTCTTATTTGTAGATTTCTTTGATACTGCTGGTACATTAATGGCTGTTGCTGGTCAAGCTGGATTAGTTAAAGATAATAAATTGCCTCGTGCAGGAAAAGCATTACTTGCTGATTCTTTAGCAACAGTAACTGGTGCGATATTTGGGACATCAACAACAACTTCATATGTTGAATCAACTTCTGGTGTAGCTGCAGGTGCACGTACTGGTTTTGCTTCGGTAGTAACAGGTGTATTATTCTTATTAGCGTTATTCATATCGCCATTATTGGCGGTAGTAACAAGCGCCGTTACAGCTCCAGCTTTAATTATTGTTGGTGCATTAATGGTTTCATCATTAAGGTTGATAGAATGGGATAAAATCGAAATTGCGATTCCAGCATTTTTAGTTTTAATCTTTATGCCACTTTCGTATTCAATTGCAACAGGTATTGCAGTTGGTTTCCTATTCTACCCAATTACAATGATTGTTTCAGGACGCTCGAAAGAAGTTCATCCGATTATGTATGGTTTATTTGTAATTTTCCTATGCTATTTTATTTTCCTATAA
- the ycgQ gene encoding UPF0703 protein YcgQ translates to MKFHFQHFLKAVILGAFALYFVDLHITGDITKFINPKYDFMSKMAAILFIVLFMIQFSRIWQEKHSRHTCSHGCDHDHGNSHWSLKRIVGYCVIAFPMITGFTLAPVTLDSSIAANKGFLLSQGGNKEGVENANRNSFLDGTESLAEKEDIDIYSSVEDVALPNNNYLSEEEYDEKFRMLQEAETIQMTEDMFSTYYGEINNHPESYVGKRIKMSGFVFKEDGLASNQLVISRFLITHCIADASIIGFLSEVEGADTLKEDTWIEIEGVLIVSTYSGYELPFIKVTSLNVIDEPSEPYIYPVLTLLN, encoded by the coding sequence ATGAAATTCCACTTTCAACATTTTTTAAAGGCAGTAATATTGGGGGCATTTGCTTTATATTTTGTGGATCTTCATATTACTGGTGACATCACCAAATTTATTAATCCAAAATATGATTTTATGAGTAAGATGGCAGCAATCCTATTTATTGTTTTATTTATGATTCAGTTTTCTCGAATATGGCAGGAAAAGCATTCTCGCCATACATGTTCTCATGGATGTGATCATGATCATGGAAATAGCCATTGGAGTTTAAAGAGAATAGTAGGCTACTGTGTCATTGCATTCCCGATGATAACAGGCTTTACCTTAGCGCCTGTTACATTAGATTCATCAATTGCAGCTAATAAGGGATTTCTGCTTTCTCAAGGAGGGAATAAAGAGGGGGTTGAAAACGCGAATAGAAATTCTTTTTTAGATGGAACTGAGTCCTTGGCAGAGAAAGAGGATATTGATATTTATTCCAGTGTAGAAGATGTTGCTTTGCCGAATAACAACTATCTCTCGGAAGAGGAATATGATGAAAAATTTAGAATGCTACAAGAAGCAGAAACCATCCAAATGACAGAAGATATGTTTAGTACCTATTACGGAGAAATAAATAATCATCCAGAGTCTTATGTAGGAAAACGTATTAAAATGAGTGGTTTTGTTTTCAAGGAAGATGGACTTGCTAGTAACCAATTAGTAATTTCAAGATTTCTAATAACCCATTGTATTGCAGATGCTAGTATTATTGGCTTTTTATCGGAGGTAGAAGGTGCCGATACATTAAAGGAAGATACATGGATTGAAATAGAGGGCGTCTTGATTGTTAGTACCTATAGTGGATATGAATTGCCGTTTATAAAAGTAACTAGTTTGAATGTTATCGATGAACCAAGTGAACCTTATATCTATCCTGTATTAACATTGTTAAATTAA
- a CDS encoding permease, with the protein MQSRQKQSVNFSTVFILGILILVLVPIFLNGTTLTIPNSFNQLNTIFLSILIEAIPFVLIGVLIAGFIQIFITEDHIRACIPKNKFLAVLMSCVVGAAFPACECGIVPIVRRLIGKGVPLYAGVGFLLTGPLINPIVILSTYMAFGNDMEMAMLRMGVGFVAALAIALLVSLLFRSNQLKKTKGGHHSHSHTHKKQPLISRVSNMFKHSIDEFFDMSKYLIIGAFVAAFLQTYISTESLLLFGDNQMQTTLVMMGLAFMLSLCSEADAFIGASFRNVFPTTSILAFLVYGPMIDLKNTIMLLSVFKAKFVFILFVLITTIVFIFVSLSSLL; encoded by the coding sequence ATGCAATCAAGACAAAAACAATCTGTAAATTTCTCAACAGTATTTATTTTAGGGATTTTAATATTGGTTTTAGTTCCTATATTTTTAAATGGTACTACATTAACTATTCCGAATTCATTCAATCAATTAAACACGATTTTCCTTAGTATTTTAATCGAGGCTATACCTTTTGTGTTAATCGGGGTGTTGATTGCAGGTTTTATACAAATTTTTATTACAGAGGATCATATACGAGCTTGTATACCGAAAAATAAATTTTTGGCTGTGTTAATGAGTTGTGTTGTAGGAGCTGCCTTTCCTGCTTGTGAATGTGGGATTGTCCCGATAGTAAGGAGATTAATTGGGAAAGGGGTTCCATTATATGCGGGAGTAGGTTTTTTATTAACGGGGCCGCTAATTAATCCAATCGTTATTTTATCTACTTATATGGCGTTTGGTAACGATATGGAGATGGCGATGCTCCGCATGGGCGTTGGTTTCGTAGCGGCATTAGCAATCGCCCTATTGGTCAGTCTGTTATTTAGATCGAATCAATTGAAAAAAACTAAAGGAGGTCATCATTCTCATAGTCATACTCATAAAAAACAACCGTTAATATCAAGGGTTAGTAACATGTTTAAGCATTCTATAGATGAATTCTTTGATATGAGTAAATACTTAATTATCGGTGCTTTTGTCGCTGCTTTTTTACAAACTTATATATCTACAGAATCTCTTTTACTATTTGGAGATAATCAAATGCAGACAACGCTCGTGATGATGGGCTTGGCATTTATGCTTTCCTTATGCTCAGAAGCGGATGCTTTTATTGGCGCATCTTTCAGAAATGTATTTCCAACTACTTCTATATTAGCTTTTTTAGTTTATGGACCGATGATCGATTTAAAAAATACAATTATGTTATTAAGTGTGTTTAAAGCAAAATTTGTATTTATTCTATTTGTTCTGATCACGACTATTGTATTTATATTTGTAAGTTTATCGAGCTTACTCTAG
- a CDS encoding terminase, with protein MAVKKVDKLKIINDSPKLWLQNFVRIVDNNGDLVPFKVNEQQESFINDMVKFNIIAKARQIGFSTLSLGLCLYYACLNKNTNYLLVSYKSDSSTSLFEKLKMMYDSLPHDKYTFPNIKRSNRDEFVLNNGSRIQCAVAGVKDIGRGTTYQYILLSEFAFYANQEKVLLSAEQALAKNEHSRIVIETTSNGFNHYQKIFMNAFKGKSKYKSFFFPFYSSAYIKQFKHEYDQAEEWYKEINQGQRLRPDELDSDEKILYEKGASLKQLMWRRWKLLDMSIQEFYQEFPSNPMESFISSGFSVFDQSKVLERINGIPREMDKTELKEIPDLLQRYLGKGLFIYKLPKRYVKYFGGVDTASGSGADFSSISIIDSDGEQVASFYNNKVPVYLFAEIIECIGKFYNYAFLVVERNSYGLPLLERLRKEYEYLNLYKQKVFNQSTGKKQMKLGWQTSQVTKSVLVSDFKEYFEQGMVMINCRETLSEMQIFVESDGKTGNKRGDNNHDDLVISFALAVQGIKANKWYV; from the coding sequence ATGGCTGTAAAGAAAGTAGACAAGTTAAAGATAATCAATGACAGTCCTAAGTTATGGTTACAAAACTTTGTCAGAATCGTTGATAACAATGGTGATTTAGTTCCTTTTAAGGTCAATGAACAACAGGAATCATTTATCAATGACATGGTTAAGTTTAATATCATAGCAAAAGCCAGACAAATTGGATTCTCTACACTGTCATTAGGATTATGTCTTTACTATGCTTGTTTAAATAAGAATACAAACTACCTACTAGTATCATATAAATCTGATTCATCAACATCATTATTTGAAAAGTTAAAGATGATGTATGATTCTTTACCCCATGATAAATATACTTTTCCTAATATCAAACGTAGTAACAGAGATGAATTTGTACTTAATAATGGCTCAAGGATTCAATGTGCTGTTGCAGGTGTGAAGGATATAGGGCGAGGAACTACTTACCAATATATTTTACTGTCAGAGTTTGCGTTCTATGCCAATCAAGAGAAGGTATTATTATCAGCAGAACAAGCACTTGCAAAAAATGAACATAGTAGAATTGTAATTGAAACAACAAGTAATGGATTCAATCACTATCAAAAGATATTTATGAATGCATTTAAAGGTAAGTCGAAGTATAAATCATTCTTCTTTCCATTCTATTCAAGTGCTTATATCAAACAGTTTAAGCATGAGTATGACCAAGCAGAAGAATGGTATAAGGAAATTAATCAAGGTCAGAGATTAAGACCAGATGAATTAGATTCAGATGAAAAGATTCTATATGAAAAAGGTGCTAGTTTAAAACAATTAATGTGGCGAAGATGGAAGTTACTTGATATGAGTATTCAAGAGTTCTATCAAGAGTTCCCAAGTAATCCAATGGAATCATTTATTAGTAGTGGTTTCAGTGTATTCGACCAATCAAAAGTATTGGAACGAATCAATGGAATCCCTAGAGAAATGGATAAAACGGAATTGAAAGAAATCCCAGACCTCTTGCAGAGATATTTAGGCAAGGGTCTTTTTATATATAAATTACCTAAAAGATATGTTAAATACTTTGGTGGTGTGGATACTGCATCTGGAAGTGGGGCTGATTTTAGTTCTATCTCAATCATTGATAGTGATGGAGAACAGGTTGCAAGTTTCTACAATAACAAAGTCCCTGTCTATTTATTTGCAGAGATTATTGAGTGTATTGGTAAGTTTTATAATTATGCCTTTTTGGTTGTTGAACGTAACAGTTATGGATTGCCATTGTTAGAGAGATTGAGAAAAGAATATGAATATCTGAATCTTTATAAACAAAAGGTATTTAATCAATCAACAGGTAAAAAGCAAATGAAATTAGGTTGGCAAACTTCACAAGTAACTAAGAGTGTATTGGTATCTGACTTTAAAGAGTATTTTGAACAAGGTATGGTTATGATTAACTGTCGTGAAACATTAAGTGAAATGCAGATATTTGTAGAGAGTGATGGTAAGACAGGAAACAAACGTGGTGATAATAACCATGATGACCTAGTAATATCCTTTGCTCTTGCAGTTCAAGGTATCAAGGCAAATAAATGGTATGTATAA